The following proteins are co-located in the Saccharomycodes ludwigii strain NBRC 1722 chromosome V, whole genome shotgun sequence genome:
- the CSR1 gene encoding Csr1p (similar to Saccharomyces cerevisiae YLR380W | CSR1 | Chs5 Spa2 Rescue), with protein MATNNSDTKNTFLEGRAQNLTGEQKLVLQKVWAQLLLFWGVKVKVDHILTPYDKKNCASEKEEMKEEEKAEMEKHTIENKHTKKKSHSGGWFGSHSSSKKKEHEEKAKLEHKLEEQDKENKSIEKLNNTQHESDNEEDNGETFDTRSNRSAAAIEESYPHCYIHDSLKDLKPEEIKEEFWNMLRVESPDNLLLRYIRARKWNIDKSLVMISRTFDWRLNKLQPDKILREGEKYAFDHKMDGLIKNYESMKASIRGVDLGGHPIVLVRVKLHHPSEQTEEEVERYALTVIEEARLFLKEPIDQATIVFDLTGFSLSNMEYSPVKFLIECFEAHYPECLSKFIIHKAPWVFNSIWSIIKNWLDPVVASKFIFTKGHKDLLKYIALEHIPEYLSGGDKYNYHYQAPGNWDELDSKLNDHETRDLLISKRDEIIGRFIYNTVQWIETGEDGFFKERLKIGEEFKNNYIELDPYIRSRSYYDWENLLKL; from the coding sequence atggcCACCAATAACAGTGATACCAAAAATACTTTCCTAGAAGGTAGGGCCCAAAATCTAACCGGTGAACAAAAACTAGTTTTACAAAAAGTATGGGCTCAATTATTACTCTTTTGGGGTGTAAAGGTTAAAGTTGATCATATTTTAACCCcatatgataaaaaaaattgtgcatcggaaaaagaagaaatgaaagaagaggaaaaggCGGAAATGGAGAAACATACTATTGAAAACAAacataccaaaaaaaaatcacacAGCGGTGGTTGGTTCGGATCACATTCTTCCAGCAAGAAAAAGGAACATGAAGAAAAGGCAAAGCTAGAGCATAAGCTTGAAGAGcaagataaagaaaataaatcaattgAAAAACTCAATAACACACAACACGAAAGTGATAATGAAGAAGACAATGGTGAAACTTTTGATACTAGATCTAATAGATCTGCTGCTGCTATTGAGGAGTCGTATCCTCACTGCTACATCCATGATTCTCTAAAAGATTTGAAGCCGGAGGAAATTAAAGAGGAATTTTGGAACATGTTAAGGGTAGAATCTCCTGATAACTTATTATTAAGATACATCAGAGCTAGAAAATGGAACATTGATAAGTCACTAGTCATGATTTCTCGTACCTTTGATTGGAGATTGAATAAGTTACAACCAGATAAGATCCTTAGGGAAGGCGAAAAATATGCTTTTGACCATAAAATGGATGGcttaattaaaaactatGAATCCATGAAAGCTAGCATTAGAGGGGTTGATTTAGGTGGTCATCCAATTGTTTTGGTTCGGGTTAAATTGCATCATCCTTCCGAACAGACTGAAGAAGAAGTTGAAAGATATGCCCTTACCGTGATCGAGGAGGCCaggttatttttaaaagaaccTATCGACCAAGCCACCattgtttttgatttaaCTGGTTTTAGTTTATCTAATATGGAATATTCCCCTGTcaagtttttaattgaatgTTTTGAGGCTCACTACCCTGAATGCCTAAGCAAGTTTATCATCCATAAGGCACCATGGGTCTTCAATTCCATTTGGAGTATTATTAAGAACTGGTTAGATCCAGTTGTTGCttctaaatttattttcaccaaGGGCCATAAAGATTTACTAAAGTATATTGCATTGGAACATATTCCTGAGTATCTGAGCGGTGGAGATAAGTATAACTACCATTACCAAGCACCTGGCAATTGGGATGAATTGGATTCTAAATTAAACGATCATGAAACCAGAGATTTATTGATATCAAAAAGAGACGAAATTATTGGtagatttatatataacacTGTTCAATGGATTGAAACTGGTGAGGATGGGTTTTTTAAggaaagattaaaaattggtgaagaatttaaaaataattatattgaaTTGGACCCGTATATCAGATCTAGATCATATTATGATTGggaaaatttattaaagctttaa
- the SWC7 gene encoding Swc7p (similar to Saccharomyces cerevisiae YLR385C | SWC7 | SWr Complex): MLDTNKNKKDNPSIDQYGWDSHIILLLLQIVLHRQQYLCHKDSNLSEVECAKNPVIDDFIFNTFINHKLVKYYNIMSKNTRNSVVPTDLTLEELKQIVRSIYSRGLPQNENNDPNTLVALCNYYYFKRIDELENNILPKIKKQLQQQQNKVLN; encoded by the coding sequence ATGCTTGATACTAATAAGAACAAGAAAGATAATCCCTCAATAGATCAATATGGCTGGGATTCTCATATTATTTTGCTACTTTTACAAATAGTTTTACATAGACAACAATATTTATGCCATAAAGATTCTAATTTAAGTGAAGTTGAATGTGCCAAAAACCCAGTAATagatgattttatttttaacaccTTCATAAATCATAAGCTAgtcaaatattataatattatgtCTAAAAATACCCGGAATTCGGTTGTTCCAACGGATTTGACATTGGAGGAATTGAAACAAATTGTGCGATCAATATATTCCAGAGGATTACCGCAAAACGAAAATAATGATCCAAATACCTTGGTTGCTTTATGtaactattactattttaaGAGGATAGACGAATTAGAAAACAATATACTTCcgaaaattaaaaaacaattgcAACAGCAGCAAAACAAGGTTTTGAATTAG
- a CDS encoding uncharacterized protein (similar to Saccharomyces cerevisiae YDL057W | putative protein of unknown function), which yields MTKSENNSKDSTTSTTNIPVINVSPNINATNKEKHNYFLNTVPSKSRKSSTIESEAKILFKDTINLSQKSTSINNDNEEVFSDQSDNQVDVDELPQLVTCESRTSSHSKSLTENEHFIYLKHEKYHKDKGIAGILTRPKSALTNNRKGILLLHGHSGHKDQCCLPLINAKLGSMGYYVLRIDFRGLGDSEENADPSVGRTIQQDIEDIETCYLFFRNICNVKLDAIVAHSRAVISMFQFVIDRLQPCYHDFISNLFNCSGRYVSNELITKVQEKAPNWYKDKGYYCKAYRMGKLTDVFIPMSETLSAASIDVTQFTQIDSRTFIFSIYGGKEDIMPLSYATQYADLFGSRRHKLEIIPNADHCFYGLANDPNIYGLPIRKGKVNYNYLVVNYVADFLSEENQMNLFNSMNKYIENDIYPPSFRWPLPFEYSNVSNFRDIGGYKLSDDNIKRVKSNIFYRCANPSKITKRGLEYLTETLHVRKIFDLRSDAEREKTGIIDCEKVNVVHLNFKQDMDLEDIALHYQGMLLSPLNFPQAYMIVLKKSLNCIREFFQYLLSTDLEEEGISVVFHCTAGKDRTGILCMLLLKILNVDDETICNEYSLTTIGLKTETDLIDSIMERDEQYYVNVLGEAHYNKYISKKDITPLQMNKNVLSSNYLAMRIFIEDFEKEFGGIESFFIEHLHLSMKDIELLRSRYTC from the coding sequence ATGACCAAGAGTGAAAACAATAGCAAGGATAGTACTACAAGTACAACAAATATTCCTGTAATTAATGTTTCCCCAAATATTAATGCCactaataaagaaaaacacAACTATTTCCTAAACACAGTACCATCTAAATCACGCAAAAGTAGCACAATTGAATCAGAAgctaaaattttgtttaaagaTACAATTAATCTCTCACAAAAAAGTACCTCTATAAATAACGATAATGAAGAAGTATTTTCTGATCAAAGTGACAATCAGGTTGATGTTGATGAGTTGCCTCAATTGGTTACTTGTGAAAGTAGAACTTCTTCTCATAGCAAAAGTTTAACCGAAAATGAACACTTTATCTATTTAAAACACGAAAAATATCACAAGGATAAAGGTATAGCTGGTATCTTAACAAGGCCTAAGTCTGCTCTTACTAATAATCGCAAAGGTATCCTATTATTGCATGGACATAGTGGTCATAAGGACCAATGTTGTTTACCATTGATCAATGCTAAGTTGGGTTCCATGGGTTATTATGTACTAAGAATTGATTTTAGGGGGTTAGGTGATTCAGAAGAAAATGCTGATCCCTCAGTGGGTAGAACCATTCAACAAGATATCGAAGATATTGAAacttgttatttatttttccgTAACATTTGTAATGTTAAATTAGATGCCATAGTAGCACATAGCAGAGCCGTTATTTCCATGTTCCAATTTGTAATTGATAGATTACAACCTTGCTACCATGATTTTATCTCCAATCTTTTCAATTGTTCCGGTAGGTATGTTTCAAATGAGTTAATTACCAAAGTCCAAGAAAAAGCTCCAAACTGGTATAAAGATAAAGGATATTACTGCAAAGCATATAGAATGGGGAAACTAACAGATGTTTTTATCCCAATGTCTGAAACACTCTCCGCTGCCTCTATTGATGTTACCCAATTTACTCAAATCGACTCAagaacttttattttcagtaTATACGGTGGTAAAGAAGATATTATGCCGTTGAGTTATGCTACTCAATATGCTGATTTGTTTGGCAGCAGAAGACACAAGTTGGAAATTATTCCTAATGCAGatcattgtttttatgGATTGGCCAATGATCCTAACATCTATGGGTTACCAATAAGAAAGGGTAAAGTTAACTATAACTATCTTGTGGTCAACTACGTTGCTGATTTTTTAAGTGAGGAAAACCAAATGAATTTATTCAATTCtatgaataaatatattgaaaatgatatataCCCACCCTCTTTTAGATGGCCATTACCATTTGAATATAGCAACGTTTCTAATTTTAGGGACATAGGTGGGTACAAATTGTCTGATGATAACATTAAACGTGTTAAATCGAACATTTTTTACAGATGTGCCAACCCATCGAAAATTACCAAAAGGGGGTTGGAATATTTGACTGAAACTTTGCATGtcagaaaaatatttgaccTAAGAAGTGATGcagagagagagaaaacAGGCATTATTGACTGTGAGAAGGTGAATGTTGTACATTTGAATTTTAAACAAGATATGGATCTTGAAGACATTGCATTGCATTATCAAGGTATGTTGTTATCACCATTGAATTTTCCTCAGGCTTATATgattgttttgaaaaaaagtttaaattgCATTCGTGAGTTTTTCCAATATCTTTTATCCACTGATTTGGAAGAGGAGGGAATAAGTGTGGTTTTCCATTGCACAGCTGGTAAAGACAGAACCGGGATTTTATgtatgttattattgaaaattttaaatgtaGATGATGAAACAATTTGTAATGAGTATTCTCTGACCACAATTGGTCTAAAAACTGAAACTGATTTAATCGACAGCATAATGGAAAGAGATGAACAGTATTACGTTAATGTTTTGGGCGAAGctcattataataaatacatttctaaaaaagatattacaCCTTTGCAAATGAATAAGAATGTCTTGTCTTCGAATTATTTAGCTATGAGAATATTTATtgaagattttgaaaaagagtTTGGGGGAATtgaaagtttttttattgaacaTTTGCACTTATCTATGAAGGACATCGAACTATTAAGAAGTAGATATActtgttaa
- the MBP1 gene encoding transcription factor MBP1 (similar to Saccharomyces cerevisiae YDL056W | MBP1 | MluI-box Binding Protein) produces MSSTMATAPSRPLPPINTNSNIMNENIENTQIYSAKYSGVEVFELLHSTGSIMKRKADNWVNATHILKAANFPKAKRTRILEKEVINDIHEKVQGGFGKYQGTWIPLHLAEKLAAKFNVHDELKPLFDFVQKEGTAPPPPAPKHHHATKNSNGRNSGNSSDNTKKRGKSGASTSINNGAIKKAKLLNNDNGGISSNNSSTASLVNNNNTNGTKNSNSTSDSGSTTPTPGILTSNTKTGNDNDNGSNQAPIKQTKRRGRPPLNRNVSKSLTNGISGKGNNTKDSNNKLKKPINLLRRSKTDMSSLLNASTSLQQVQDDSTSSTASNILSQFQLPPLIRNNSGINKNNTIISNSNIGRDLPITITPGQSSLNGMIHASFNTKFTPLDIDDGLSSDIEPVTPTKPNKISNTDDNNGNPSLLESYGTENIHDDAKVNMSPGTTFQLSDPYLNQIIMHLIYSTPIPSCLNGISGTVDKQNDSSDVGSRDRKDMCQIFNVINDPIDSEGNTVFHWACAMGNYEVVYKLITNCQCNIHVLNKLGENGLFRSVMFHNSYTNRTFPSILQILANQQIKSRNNKGESIFHYIVRRKSSTPSAVYHLSTIIELIDYEIVKELCNYQDYFSGNSPLHLAAMNKDQDFLEILCSVGGLLTLKNNMGKTPIELINDNLHVSYNNNNNNNNNGIINGFSRDLSINIGNSGGVNNNNNNNNNNNNNNNNNNVGIIAPPPTSSSVVLSYGDNVSSTSTNNNSDFNSTNINENQNKVKTKIKSNYDTRDKTKSADESFMIHSSQVTTMIHKDILPKLKQDFEKIGNDYDMLAKERKHKINELKSSLKGMSRTIKCLENKFIEESCSLVADSNNVITGSVSAFNVNSSDGEIKTQINVELKKIEKDYSQLQVKFEKLKHRQLLKLEKLEKIKLKEVYDKCLGNDPITSTNVDNANIDNLNIKDLKKLCILQLKRKQEIDKILKVVVNNDKMYKYRRMIAEGSDMDVNEVDLYLDEILQTLSI; encoded by the coding sequence ATGAGTAGCACCATGGCTACAGCTCCTTCGAGGCCACTTCCGCCTATAAATACCAACAGTAACATTATGAATGAAAACATCGAAAATACACAAATTTATTCTGCCAAATATTCTGGTGTAGAAGTTTTTGAATTACTACATTCTACAGGCTCCATAATGAAAAGGAAAGCGGATAACTGGGTTAATGCGACacatattttaaaagcaGCAAATTTTCCCAAAGCTAAAAGAACCAGAATCTTGGAAAAAGAAGTTATAAATGACATACATGAAAAGGTGCAAGGTGGGTTTGGCAAATATCAAGGAACTTGGATCCCTTTACACTTGGCTGAAAAATTAGCTGCCAAATTCAATGTTCATGATGAACTAAAAccattatttgattttgtaCAAAAAGAGGGAACTGCACCACCTCCACCAGCGCCAAAACACCATCATGCaactaaaaatagtaaTGGCCGGAATTCTGGTAATAGTTCAGATAACACAAAAAAGCGAGGTAAGTCAGGAGCCTCTACTAGCATTAACAATGgagcaataaaaaaagctaaattattaaataatgacAACGGTGGTATTAGCAGTAATAACAGTAGCACAGCTAGTTTGgtaaacaataacaataccaatGGTACTAAGAATAGCAATTCGACGAGCGACTCTGGTTCAACCACGCCCACCCCCGGCATACTAACCTCAAATACAAAAACAGGTAATGACAATGATAACGGTAGTAATCAGGCACCGATCAAGCAAACTAAAAGGAGAGGTCGGCCTCCCTTAAATAGGAATGTCAGTAAGAGTTTAACTAATGGGATTAGTGGTAAAGGAAACAACACTAAAGATAGCAATAACAAGCTTAAAAAaccaataaatttattacgGAGATCTAAAACTGATATGTCTTCGTTGTTAAATGCAAGTACTTCATTGCAACAGGTTCAAGATGACAGTACGAGTAGCACTGCCtcaaatatattatcaCAATTTCAATTACCTCCATTAATTAGGAATAATAGTGGGATCAACAAGAataataccattattagtaatagtaatattggCAGAGATTTGCCAATAACCATAACACCCGGTCAGTCTTCTTTAAATGGAATGATACATGCTAGTTTTAATACGAAATTTACTCCACTGGATATAGACGATGGTTTATCAAGTGATATTGAACCGGTAACGCCCACAAAGCCAAACAAAATAAGCAATAcagatgataataatggcaaTCCATCACTGCTTGAATCTTATGGAACTGAGAATATACATGATGATGCAAAGGTAAATATGTCACCAGGAACAACATTTCAATTATCTGATCCATATTTaaaccaaataataatgcatTTGATATACTCCACGCCGATTCCTTCATGTTTAAATGGTATTTCAGGAACAGTTGATAAACAGAACGACTCATCTGATGTTGGCAGCCGCGATAGAAAAGATATGTGTCAAATTTTTAACGTTATCAATGATCCAATAGATAGTGAAGGAAATACAGTTTTTCATTGGGCCTGTGCCATGGGAAATTATGAGGTTGTTTATAAATTGATCACAAATTGTCAGTGTAATATTcatgttttaaataaattgggtGAAAATGGTCTCTTTAGATCAGTTATGTTTCATAATTCATACACCAACAGGACTTTTCCATCCATATTGCAGATTTTAGCAAACCAACAAATTAAGTCGAGGAATAATAAAGGTGAAAGCATATTTCATTACATAGTTAGGAGAAAAAGTAGTACGCCTAGTGCTGTTTATCATTTAAGCACTATTATTGAGTTAATTGATTATGAAATTGTTAAAGAATTGTGTAATTATCAAGATTATTTTTCGGGTAATTCACCTCTTCACCTAGCTGCTATGAATAAAGACCAAGATTTCTTGGAAATTTTATGCTCTGTTGGCGGTTTATtgactttaaaaaataacatgGGCAAGACTCCCATAGAGTtaattaatgataatttgCATGTatcatataataataataataataataataataatggtattattaatggttTTAGCCGCGATTTAAGTATAAATATTGGTAATTCTGGAggtgttaataataataataataataataataataataataataataataataataataacgttGGTATTATAGCACCGCCGCCCACCTCTTCATCTGTGGTTCTTTCATACGGGGACAATGTTAGTAGTACTagcactaataataatagtgattTTAATTCTACCAACATAAATGAAAACCAGAATAAAGTTAAGACCAAGATTAAGTCAAATTATGATACTAGGGATAAAACCAAAAGTGCCGATGAAAGTTTTATGATTCATTCCTCTCAAGTTACTACTATGATTCATAAAGACATTTTACCTAAATTAAAACAGGATTTTGAAAAGATAGGAAACGACTATGATATGTTGGCCAAAGAACGCAAacataaaattaatgaattgAAAAGTAGTTTAAAGGGTATGAGTAGAACAATTAAATGTTTGGAAAATAAGTTTATCGAAGAATCTTGTTCGTTAGTTGCTGACAGCAATAATGTTATTACTGGTTCTGTTTCTGCTTTTAATGTTAACAGTAGCGATGGCGAGATCAAGACCCAAATTAATGTTGAATTAAAGAAGattgaaaaagattattCTCAATTGCAAgtaaaatttgaaaagcTCAAACATCGACAATTACTTAAGCtagaaaaattggaaaaaataaaattaaaggaGGTATATGATAAATGTTTGGGAAATGACCCTATTACGTCTACAAATGTTGATAATGCAAACATTGACAATTTAAATATCaaagatttgaaaaaactatgtattttacaattaaaaagaaaacaagagatagataaaatattaaaagttgttgttaataatgACAAGATGTATAAATATAGAAGAATGATAGCTGAAGGGAGCGATATGGACGTTAATGAAGTTGATCTTTATTTAGATGAGATTTTGCAAACATTAAGTATATAA
- the PSA1 gene encoding mannose-1-phosphate guanylyltransferase (similar to Saccharomyces cerevisiae YDL055C | PSA1 | GDP-mannose pyrophosphorylase (mannose-1-phosphate guanyltransferase)), with protein MKGLILVGGYGTRLRPLTLTVPKPLVEFANRPMILHQIEALASAGVTDIVLAVNYRPEVMVETLKKYEKEYGVSITFSVETEPLGTAGPLKLAEKVLKKDNSPFFVLNSDVICDYPFKELAEFHQAHGGKGTIVATKVDEPSKYGVIVHDIATPNLIDRFVEKPVEFVGNRINAGLYILNPEVIDLIELKPTSIEKETFPILVEQKSLYSYDLEGYWMDVGQPKDFLAGTVLYLNSLSKRQPEKLAKQEKNHIVGNVLIDPSAKIAPSAKIGPDVTIGPNVTIGEGCRIARSVILSNSTIKDHALVNNTLVGWNCSVGKWARLDGVSVLGDDVSVKDEVYVNGGKVLPHKTISNNVEHEAIIM; from the coding sequence atgaaaggtTTAATTTTAGTCGGTGGTTATGGTACCAGATTAAGACCATTAACATTAACTGTTCCAAAGCCCTTAGTTGAGTTTGCTAACAGACCAATGATTTTACATCAGATTGAAGCTTTGGCCAGTGCTGGTGTTACTGACATTGTTTTGGCTGTCAATTACAGACCAGAAGTTATGGTTGAAACTTTAAAGAAATACGAAAAGGAATATGGTGTTTCCATCACTTTTAGTGTTGAAACTGAACCATTAGGTACTGCTGGTCCATTAAAATTGGCcgaaaaagttttaaagaAGGATAACTCCCCATTTTTCGTTTTGAACAGTGATGTTATCTGCGATTATCCTTTCAAGGAATTGGCTGAATTCCATCAAGCCCATGGTGGTAAAGGTACTATTGTAGCCACAAAAGTTGATGAACCAAGTAAATACGGTGTTATCGTCCATGATATTGCTACTCCAAACTTGATTGATAGATTTGTTGAAAAGCCAGTAGAATTTGTTGGTAACAGAATTAACGCTGGtttgtatattttaaacCCAGAAGTCATTGACTTGATCGAATTGAAACCAACTTCCATTGAAAAAGAGACTTTCCCAATCTTGGTAGAACAAAAATCATTATACAGTTATGATTTAGAGGGTTACTGGATGGATGTCGGTCAAccaaaagattttttgGCTGGTACTGTTTTGTATTTGAACTCTTTGAGCAAGAGACAACCAGAAAAATTGGCCAAGCAAGAAAAGAACCATATTGTTGGTAACGTTTTAATTGATCCAAGTGCCAAAATTGCCCCAAGTGCTAAAATCGGTCCAGATGTTACTATCGGTCCAAATGTTACCATCGGTGAAGGTTGTAGAATCGCTAGAAGTGTTATTTTAAGTAATTCTACTATTAAGGATCACGCTTTAGTCAATAATACTCTTGTCGGATGGAACTGTTCTGTTGGTAAATGGGCTAGATTAGATGGTGTTAGTGTTTTGGGTGACGATGTTAGCGTTAAAGATGAAGTCTACGTTAACGGTGGTAAAGTTTTGCCTCATAAGActattagtaataatgtTGAGCATGAAGCCATTATTATGTGA